DNA from Granulicella cerasi:
TCGGCAGATTCGTTCTTTTCGAGCAGGTCGGTCGGGCTCATTAGCGGTATCCCTCCACCGGGTAATCCTTGCGGAGCGGGTGGCCGTTCCAGTTGTCGGGCATCATGATGCGGGTGAGGCGCGGGTGGCCTTCAAAACGCACACCGAAGAGGTCGAAGACTTCGCGCTCGTAGAAGTTCGCCGCAGGCCAAACCGAGGTGATCGAGGGGATCGACGGCGTGTCGCCGTGCACGCGCGCGATCAGGCGGATGCGTTGCTTCAGCTTGTGCGAGAGCAGGTGGTAGGTGACCTGGAAGCGCGGCTCGGTGGGGAACCAGTCGACGCAGGTGCAGTCCTCGAAGAAGTTGTAGCCCGAGGCCTGTGCGGCCTTGCAGGCCTCGACGATGCTCTCGGGGGCGACGGTGAGGGTCAGCTCATTGCGGTCCCACTTCGCATCGACGATGAAAGCTTCAAGACCCTTGACGGCGGCGTGGTCGGCCAGCGCAGCGGCAACAGCTTCTTTGCCGAATACGGCTTCGGGAGTTGCCGGGTTGGTTGCGGGATCGGACATCCGTGACTCCTACTTCGATAAAGCGGCTGAGCGAACTCAGCGAGGCAAAGGTTTACAGATCGGCGCGGTCATTCGACCAGTTCAGGATGCCCTTCTTCCAGACGTAGAAGAGACCCACACCCACGAATGCCATGTAAATGAACATCTCCCAGAAGCCGAAGAAGGGGTTGCCGGTGATGTGCGGAAGTTGCTTATAGATCACTGCCCACGGAAGCGTGAAGACAGCCTCTACGTCGAACAGAATGAAGAGCATGGCGACCATGTAGAAGCGGACGGAGAACCGGCCGCGGGCGTCGCCCACCGGGTCCATACCGCACTCGTAGGCGCTCAGCTTGGTCTTGTTGCGCTTGTGCTTGCCAAGAAGGAATGAGGCGGTGATCATGCCACCGGCCATCGCGAGCGCGATCAGAATCTGCATCGCGAGCGGGAAGTATTGCCAGATGTAAGGGTTCGCTTGCATGGACATTTTTGAGTTTAGGAGCGTGAGCGTCAAGAATCAAGTCGGCGAGGACTCATCTGTGGAACACTTTGCGCGACTGTCGGCAGATGCAGCAATGCGACGAAAACGGTCGTATTTCAAGGGTTAGCGCGCATCCCCGCGTCATTATTGAACATGCGCTAGAGCAGACGTGCGTACCACGACACAATCGCCTCGCCGAAGACGGCTGCAACAATTCCACCCATCGAAAGATAAGCTCCGAAGGGAAGCGGTGTGCTTCGCTGCGCTTTTCCTCGCGCGAGCAGCACCACGGCGTAGAGCGCCGCCCCGATGACGCCGAGGAAGAGCGCCAGCATCGCCGGCCAGAAGCCGAGGAACGCAGCGATCATCGCCAGCAGCTTCACGTCGCCGGCACCCAGTCCCTCGCACCCACGCACGCGCTTGTATGCCCAGCGCACAAACCACAGCAGAAATGTGGCCGCGAGAATCGCCGCCAGGCGGCCAAAGACCAAGTGCTCCGTACCTGTGAGGAAGACATCGCCCTTGGCGGTGAAGGATCCGGGGCTGGACATGCGCAACTGCTGATGCATGTGAATGTCATTTGCGCCGTTGGGCTCAAAGATCGACTCGGCGCAGATGAGGAAGAAGCCGATGCCGATGCCGAGAAGTGTAAAGGCGTCCGGTAGCGTATGCGTCTGCCAG
Protein-coding regions in this window:
- a CDS encoding NADH-quinone oxidoreductase subunit C, which translates into the protein MSDPATNPATPEAVFGKEAVAAALADHAAVKGLEAFIVDAKWDRNELTLTVAPESIVEACKAAQASGYNFFEDCTCVDWFPTEPRFQVTYHLLSHKLKQRIRLIARVHGDTPSIPSITSVWPAANFYEREVFDLFGVRFEGHPRLTRIMMPDNWNGHPLRKDYPVEGYR
- a CDS encoding NADH-quinone oxidoreductase subunit A; this encodes MQANPYIWQYFPLAMQILIALAMAGGMITASFLLGKHKRNKTKLSAYECGMDPVGDARGRFSVRFYMVAMLFILFDVEAVFTLPWAVIYKQLPHITGNPFFGFWEMFIYMAFVGVGLFYVWKKGILNWSNDRADL
- a CDS encoding prepilin peptidase, whose protein sequence is MSSLLWLEIAAILLGLLLGSFLNVCIARLPFHESIVKPGSRCPHCQAPIRAYDNIPVLSFLLLRGRCRHCKASISWQYPLVELAVAAWFVIPTRHIYFAAVGGPEVSYAFAQILIESIGLAILGWLLIGLIFMDWQTHTLPDAFTLLGIGIGFFLICAESIFEPNGANDIHMHQQLRMSSPGSFTAKGDVFLTGTEHLVFGRLAAILAATFLLWFVRWAYKRVRGCEGLGAGDVKLLAMIAAFLGFWPAMLALFLGVIGAALYAVVLLARGKAQRSTPLPFGAYLSMGGIVAAVFGEAIVSWYARLL